Within Serratia odorifera, the genomic segment AGCGCCTGGTCGCGATGCGGTTGCTGACGGTATTTCACCTCGGCGTACAGCGGACTGCCGAGTAATGGTTGGCAAGCGAGCAGCATTTGGATCTGTACCTTGTCGGTTTCGGCGTCGAGCAGCTCAACGCACAGGTCGCGACACGCCTGCTGCAAGCGAGAGTGACTGTCGACGGGGTGTTGCTGGTACCAGCTTGGCGAAAGATGGAAGGTGATGACAGGCATGGCAACTCCTTGTGCACTGGATAAAAAATAAACGGTTGTGCATCCAATGTAGATGGAGTTATTTTTTGTTTAAAATCGCAAAATTTCGCACCATTGATGCATGAAACACAAAAATTACGATATCCATCAGCTACGCGCTTTTCTCGAGGTCGCGCGATATGGCAGTTTCCAACAGGCGGCGCGTAGCCTGTCGTTGTCGCCTTCGGCACTTAGCCGGCGCATTGCCAGTCTGGAAGCCGAGCTGGAGGCGCCGCTGTTTGCGCGTACCACCCGTTCGGTACTGTTGACCAGTGCCGGACATAGCTTGCAGCAAGAAGCATTGCCCTTGTTGCAGGCGTTGGATAACTGTACTCAGCAGGTGGCATGGCAAGCGCAGGGATACGGCGGCAAACTGGCGGTGTCGTGTATCAGCAGCGCCGCGTTTGCCTTATTTCCCCAGGCGCTGAGGCTCTTCCGCCAGCGCTACCCCAATATGCGTATCGAATTGCATGATGACACTGGCCTGCGGGTACAGCAGCAGGTGTTGGCGGGCAACGTCGCGTTTGGCCTGACGACGCTATGTCACCGCAGTAACGATCTCTATGCCGAAGCGCTGCTGGCCGATCCTTACGTCGTTATGGTGCCGCAGCAACATCCCTGGCGTAGCCGCTCTCAGGTGACCTGGCATGAATTACCGCTTATTTCGGCATTGGGCTGGCCATTGGTGGGGTTACGCCAGAGCAGCGCCAATCGCCGGCAAATTGACGAAGTGCTGCATGCCTGCGGCATCAGTGCGCCATGGTTCGACGAAGTCGAACATTTATCATCAATCCTGGGGTTGTTACGCTGTGGCGGAAGCGTGGTGGTGATGCCACGTCTGGCCATTGAGCTGTGCGGTGAGTGGGGATTGGTATGCTTGCCGCTGGTGGAGCCGCGTATGGTGCGCACCATCGCTTTGATACGGCGCCAGGAGGCGGTGTTATCCCATTGCGAACAGGCATTGTGGTCGTTGCTCGGCGAGCAACTGCAGCAGTTACAGCGCAGCTGGTTGCAACAGCAGGTGATACAGCCGTCGGATGTCGGTAATCTGCGACAGCCGACGGGATGATTGTCGCCAGTAAGAGACATATAACCAACTGAAAATTAAGGTATAAAATAACTTTACCTTAAGTCGTCGTTTTTAGGCGACAGTTGGCATCGGCGGCGAAACGGCGGGGTAGGCGGATCAAACGCCGGCGAAAACGGGAGGGAAGAATAAAATCCTTTTCCATTCAAACGATTAATGGCGATTTTATCGGCTTGGGGGAGCAATAATGCGAAGTTGGCACGCCAAGTGCAATACCTATAGCGTAGATGCTCATTCCACCTCTTATGTTCGCCACATGGCCTCATAAACCCTGGGAATGACGCAGAGCCGATTTAGGGTGCCTATTGCCCACCAGAACGATGAATACATCGCTTGCGATGCGGACATCACACTGCGGGCATAACGTTGAGTGAGGCACCACCCCTGTTGTCCAAGACCTGATTGCTTCTTTATACACTTGTCGTTACGGCAAGTGTTTTTTTTTCTGCATCCTTCACGCCGCCTATTTATTGGCTACGTCTCTCACGTATCACGATGGTAAATGATTCGCAGCCCCAGACCACGGCGAAAAAAAAGCGTGACCAGAGGTCACGCCTTGTGAATCAACCGTTGTGGCTTACTCGCCGTTCTGCTTGAGCGTGAGCATCAGCCCTTCGCGGCGCATCTGGGCGGCTTCTTCCGAGCGGTGGAGTTTCTCCAGCACGTCTGCCAGCCAGGCGTAATCGTAAGCGTCCGGCCGTTGCTTCAGCGCTTCGCGGAACGCGTCGCTGGCCTGCTGCCATTCGCCATGCTTTATCAACAGCTGACCCAGGGTGCTGTTCAGCAGCGGCGTTGCACCATGTTGTTTGATCTGCTGACGCAGCGCCTTTTCCAACTGTTGCGCATTACCAGACTTGATGCGTGGGATCAGCAGCACCAAACGCTCGTCATACTGACGCTTCAGGCTATCGATGACGATCTCCTGCGCCATGTCATGATCGTTGCATTCGATCAGGTGTTCCACCATCGCTATCTGCAACGGCACCTCGTGGCGGGTCTTGCGGCTTTGGTCTTTCCACCAACGCTTCAGGCCTTCGCTGCCTTCATCCGCCATCGCCTGATTCATCAGGCCGATATAAGCCTGTTGCTGCAACGCCTGCAATTGTTCTTCGCTATGCAGATTGATTTTGCTCATCGACGGCAGTATTTCCAGCAGTGACGCATAGCCGCCGGTACGCAGGTAGGCCTGCTCCGCCAGCCGCAGCACTTCCGGATGACGCGGCGCCTGGTTCAGCAGGCGATCGACGCCGTGGCGTGCGGCATGCGCTTCGCCCTGCGCCAGCTGAATACGCACCCGCGTGATGTCTACCGGCAGTTGGTCGGTATCCGCCGCTTCGGCCGCGCGCTCCAGGTATTGGTTGGTACGGAAATCGTCACCGCGTTGCTGCGCCGCTTCGGCCGCCAGCAGGTAGTTTACTACCGGCTGTTCTGCATGATCGGCATTGCGCGTCAGCAGTTTTTCAACCTGTTTGTAATCTCCCTCTGCCAGTTTGATCAACGCGGCTTTGGTTTGCTTGCGTGCACGGCTGCGCTTACGACCAAGGAACCAGCCGCGGGTGCGCGCGCCGGTACGGAAAATGCGCCGCAGGATCCATTCGATGACCAACAGCACCACGAACAGCAAAATCCCCATGATCGCCAGGCCGGTGACGCTGGTTTCAATATTGTAATTATCGGTCTGGATCAGCACATAGCCTTGATGGCCGGCCAGCATCGGCCCCACCACCACGCTGGCGATCAACACCAGGAACAGGAATAACACGCGTAACATGGCTTATCCCTCCTGGTGAGTGGCAGCACCTTGCGCCAACAGATTACGTACCCGGCTCTGCATCAGTTTTTCCAGCAGCGGCTGGCTCTTCAGCTGTTGTGGTACGTCCATGGACACCGGTTGCTGACTCAGCGCGTCCAGCTCTTCAAGGAAGGCCTTGGTCGCCGGGTCGGTGGTGTCGAAGTAGGCGCGAACCCAGGTGGAGATGGTTTCCAGCGACTGTTTATAGGTTTCGTTCTGATGGCGCGGCACCGCCTGGGCGGCCACCAGCAGGCGTGAACGGATATTTTCACGCAGGTAGATATCCTGGTTGGGTGCCAGCAGTGGCTCGGCGCTGGTATCACGGCGGCGAATGGTAATAAAGTCGGCCATAAAGTTATGCCAGCTTTTGCTCAGATTCTGCCGCCATTCGCTCAATGAGCTGGACAGCTCGGTGCTGTCTTCATCCATCGGCGCTTCGTCACTGTCGTTATCCGCCAGGCGCAGGTTATCCACCTGATTGGACAACTGATTGACCTTCAGAATAATGCCGTCGAAATCCACCTGTGAAACGGTAGACAGCGTGCTGACGTCTTCAGTGATGGCGCGACGCACCTCGAGCAGGCTGGGATCGTTCATGTCTGCCAGGCTGGCGTCGGCGCTCTTTAGCAGCGCGGCGGCGGTGGTGATGTCCTGATCGCTCCACAGTTTGCGGCCGGCCATTTTCACCAGGAAGTCGGCCTGCGCCAACAGCCAGGTTTTGGCGTCGCTACCTGAAATGGTCGCGACTTTTTCCTGTAATTCGGTCAACTGGCGCGCCAGCGAGTTTTGTTCGCGGTCGGCAGCATCAAGGGTTTTTCCCTGCTGCTGCAACAGACCTTCCAACGCGTTTTTTTCCTGCTGCTGGCTCTGTTTGAGTGCGCTCAGCTGTTGTTGCAGGGTCTGGTTGGCGGCGATCAGCGCCTGTGCCTGCTGGTGCGTATGGTAATAACCGCCGGCGCCCAGCGCGATTACCAGCACGATGGCGATAGCACCAAGCAGTGGGCCGCTATTTTTGCCCTTGCGGCTATCAGCCTCTGGCTGCTGGGGGCTCTCAACCGCACGGGCTGGCTCTTCAACCGGGGCGGATGGGGTATTTTGTTCCGTCATAGTGGCACATCCCATAGTCAGGTTTATTGTTGTCTTCTGTGTTGCTTCAAGCCGCATCCATGCGGCCGCGATGCTACTCGAACTGTTTAGGCTACAGCGCGCGAATCAACGCGTCATTATCGGCATTCTCGGCGACCCGAATGGTGCTCCAGCCCAGATCCCGGGCCTGGGTCGCCAGGCGTTCGCTCACTACTATCAGCCGGCAGCGCAGTAGCCACGACGCGCGATAGTAATCAGGAACCAGATTATAGAGCTGTTGTAACATTTCGCCGCTGGTGACGACCAGCGTATCAACCCCGGCGCGTTGCCAGTGAGCGCTTTGCTCGGCGCCGTCATAATGCACCGGGCTGCGTTGATAACATTCATAATAGCTGACGTTGGCGCCGCGTTCGCGCAATGTATCGCCCAACAGTTCACGGCCGCCATTGCCGCGCAGAATCATCGCCTGCTTGCCGTCGAGCTTTTGCAAGGCCGGTAATAATAGCAGCGTTTCGCTGATCTGGCGCTCTTGCGGGAATTCTACCGGCAGGCTGGTAATGCGGTGCAAGGCCAGCGCGGTGTTGCGACCAATGGCGTAATAGCGTGGTTTGGTCGGCCAAGGCAACCCGGCACGCCCCATCACCGAATTGGCGTAGTTCACCGAGTGCTGCGACAGCACAAAGACCAGGTCGCCCTCGCGCTGTTGCTGCAACGCCTGCGGCAGAATCGGCAGATCGCCACCGGGGGCGAAGTCAATCAGCGGCGCATGATAGGCAACCCGTCCGAGTACGCGCAGGCGGCTCACCAACTGTTCGCCAAACGGGGAAGGGCGGGTTACCAGGATCGTCATGCCGGGGGATTCCCTTGATAAACGTCACGCAGAATATCGCGGGCGCCCTTGGCCAGCAGTTCTTCCGCCAGCTCGATGCCCATGTGTTCGGCCTGTGCCGCCGGGCCACGGCGTTCGCCGCGCACCATCAGACTGCCGTCCGGCGCGCCGACCAGTGCGCGTAGCCACAGCGTATCGCCGTCCAGCTCGGCATAGCTGCCGATTGGCACCTGGCACCCGCCTTCCAGCCGGGTGTTCATGGCGCGTTCCGCCCGCACTCGGGTGGCGGTGAGTTCATGATTCAACGGGGCCAGCAGGGCGCGGGTCACCGCGTCGTCAAGCCGGCATTCAATGCCTACCGCACCCTGACCGACCGCCGGCAGGGATTCTTCCGGGCTCATCGGGCTGCGAATGCGCTGCTCAAGGCCCAGGCGCTTCAGCCCGGCCACCGCCAGAATGATGGCGTCATAATCGCCGTTATCCAGTTTGGCCAGGCGGGTGCCGACGTTGCCGCGCAGATCGCGCACCAGCAGATCGGGGCGACGCTGGCGCAACTGGCATTGGCGGCGCAGGCTGGATGTGCCGACCACGCTGCCCTGCGGCAGTTGATCGAGGGAAGCGAAACGGTTTGATACAAATGCATCGCGCGGATCGTCGCGCTCACAAATGGTCACCAGGCCGAGCCCGGCGGGAAACTCCACCGGCACGTCTTTCATCGAGTGCACGGCGATGTCGGCTCTGCCTTCCAGCAGCGCCAGCTCAAGCTCTTTGACAAACAGACCCTTACCGCCGACCTTCGCCAGTGGCGTATCCAGAATGATGTCGCCGCGCGTGACCATCGGCACCAGCTCGACCTGCAAATCAGGATGACTTGCCATCAGGCGCTGTTGCACATAATGTGCTTGCCAGAGCGCGAGTGGGCTTTGTCGGGTGGCAATTCGAATAATTTTGTCTAACATGCTTGTTACCGTTTTAATATTTCGCCGTCCATCCTACCACCGAGGATGAAAACTGTCAGTGTAAGAAGCCACAGGCGAAGAAAGGACAACGGAATCAAAGGGAGGTGGATGAAATTTAGGGGCAGTTGACACTGCGGGTAATCGTTTAGAAAAGCGCTACAATAAGTGTGTCGCGTTAGCTTCTTTACGGTCAATCAGCAAGGTGTTAAATTGATCACGTTTCCAGCAATAAGTTGTCAAATATTCTTCTAAACCTAACGACGCTTATGGAATACGGGTTTTTTTTCCAAGCACCGGGATAATCAGGCGAGACGTCTTGTACCTCTACATCGAGACACTGAAACAAAGACTGGATGCGATCAACCAACTACGTGTCGATCGTGCCCTGGCGGCAATGAAACCTGCTTTTCAACGGGTCTACGGTCTGCTGCCTACTTTATTGCATCACCATCACCCACTGATGCCGGGCTACCTGAATGGTAACGTTCCCCACGGCATCTGTCTGTATACGCCCGACGAAAGCCAACAGCATTATCTCAACGATCTGGAAGACAAATGGGGCAGCCCGTTTGCCAAGCCTGTCAGCGGTGAACTGCCGATCACCGGCGTATATTCGATGGGCAGCACTTCATCGATCGGCCAGAGTTGCAGCTCGGATCTCGACATCTGGGTATGCCACCAGTCCTGGCTCGATAATGAAAGAGCGTAACCGGCTCCAGCAAAAATGCAGCCTGCTGGAGAAGTGGGCGGCATCGGATGGGCGTGGAAGTCAGCTTCTTCCTGATTGATGAAAACAGATTCCGCCATAATGAAAGCGGCAACCTGGGCGGCGAAGACTGCGGTTCTACCCAGCATATCCTGTTGCTCGACGAATTCTATCGCACCGCGGTGCGCCTGGCCGGCAAGCGTATTCTATGGAATATGGTGCCGTGCGAAGAAGAAGCCCATTACGATGAATACGTTTTGTCGCTGTATGCCCAGGGGGCATTAACGCCGAACGAATGGCTGGATCTGGGCGGCCTGAGCACCCTGTCGGCGGAAGAATACTTTGGCGCCAGCCTGTGGCAACTGTATAAAAGCATCGACTCGCCGTACAAGGCGGTGTTGAAAAACGCTGTTGGCTGGAAGCCTACTCCTGGGAATATCCCAATACGCAACTGCTGGCAACGCATATCAAGCAGCGGCTGCATCAAGGTGAAATCGTCTGTTTCGGCCCTTGACTCCTATTGCATGATGCTGGAACGCGTTACGCATTATCTCACGCAAATCAACGATACCACCCGCCTCGATCTGGTACGCCGCTGTTTCTATCTCAAAGTCTGTGAAAAGCTGTCGCAGGCCAAAACCAGCGTCGGTTGGCGGCGTGAAATACTCGGCCAGCTGGTCAGCGAATGGGGGCTGGGATGACGCCCGTCTGGAAATGCTGGATAACCGCGCCAACTGGAAGATCGAACGGGTGCGTGAAGCACACAACGAACTGCTTGATGCGATGATGCAGAGCTATCGCAATCTGATTCGTTTCGCGCGTCGCAACAACCTGAGCGTCAGCGCTAGCCCGCAGGATATCGGCGTGCTGACTCGCAAGCTGTATGCCGCGTTTGAAGCGCTGCCGGGCAAGGTGACGCTGGTTAACCCGCAGATTTCTCCGGACCTGTCGGAAAGCGATTTGACCTTTATTCATGTGCCGATTGGCCGTGCCAACCGCACCGGTTGGTACCTGTACAATCAGGCGCCGGCCATGGATTCGATCGTCAGCCATCAGCCATTGGAATATAACCGCTACCTGAACAAGCTGGTGGCCTGGGCGTACTTCAATGGCTTACTGACTTCCCGCACCCGACTGCATATCAAAAGCGGCAATCTCTGTGACACCGCCAAGCTGCAGGAACTGGTGGCCGACGTCTCGCACAGCTTCCCGCTGCGCCTGCCGGCACCGACGCCAAAGGCGCTGTACAGCCCGTGCGAAATTCGCCATTTGGCGATTATCGTCAATCTGGAAAACGATCCGACCGCCGCGTTCCGCAATCAGGTGGTGCACTTCGATTTCCGCAAGCTTGACGTATTCAGCTTTGGCCAGCAGCAGCAATGTCTGGTGGGCAGTATCGATCTGCTGTACCGCAATTCATGGAACGAGGTGCGTACGCTGCATTTCAGCGGTGAGCAGTCCGGTGCTGGAGGCGTTGAAAACCATTCTGGGTAAAATGCATCAGGATGCGGCGCCGCCGGAATCGGTGGAGGTGTTCTGTTACAGCCAGCATTTGCGTGGCCTGATCCGCACCCGTATTCAGCAGTTGGTAACCGAATGCATCGAGCTGCGGCTTTCCAGCACCCGCCTGGAGCCAGGGCGCTTCAAGGCGGTGCGGGTTGCCGGTCAGACCTGGGGGCTGTTCTTCGAACGGTTAAGCGTATCGGTGCAAAAACTGGAAAACGCGGTGGAATTTTATGGCGCGATTTCCAACAACAAGCTGCACGGCCTGTCGATCAAGGTTGAAACCGATCAGGTGCATCTGCCGCCGGTGGTCGATGGCTTCGCCAGCGAAGGCATCATCCAGTTCTTCTTCGAAGACACCACCGATGATAAAGGCTTCAACATCTATATTCTGGATGAGTCGAATCGGGGTTGAGGTCTACCACCACTGTGAAGGCAGCAAAGAGGAGTTGGTGCGTGACGTTAGCCGCTTCTATTCGTCCTCACACGATCGCTTTACCTACGGTTCCAGCTTTATCAACTTCAACCTGCCGCAGTTCTATCAGATCGTGCAGATCGATGACCGCACGCAGGTGATCCCTTTCCGCAGCAGCACCCTGTCGAGCCTGTGCATCACGGTGCCCGATGGCAGTGCGCCGCAGCCGCTAAAACAGCAGTACCAACTGCATTGACTCCGAGGGAACAGGGCAGCATTTACGCCACCCTGTTCCCCACGGCCAGTGCAATCAGGCGAAGCGCACCGACTCCCCGGCCTGCGTGCTGGCGGCTTCGTTCAGCAACGCATAAAACGACTGGCCGCTGCGATCGCAGATCCAGTCGCCGTCGCGGTAGTTAAAGTGATAACCGCCGGCCTTGGTCGCCAGCCAGACCTGGTGCAACGGCTCCTGGCGGTTGATGACGATTTTGGTGCCGTTTTCGAAACTTAGCGTCATCACGCCGCCGTTGGTTTCGTAATCGATGTCGGCATCGCCATCGAAATCATCCAGCGTCTCTTCGATATTAAGCATCAGTTGGTCAGCCAACTGGTGAAACTCACTGTCGTTCATATTCAATTCCTATTGCTTTTCATGATCCATCTACCGATTATAGAGAGCTTGGATGCATGGATTACAGGCATTAATGCAAATGAAAAAACAACTACGCTATGCGCTGCTGGCAGTGACGCTCGCCGGGCTTTCCGGTTGCGGTCTGAAAGGGCCGCTGTACTTCCCACCGGCCGATCCGGCAACGCAAAAACCGGCCACGCCGCCGGTGACGACTGGCGATCACGTACAGAAGAACCAGCAGGATCTTTCTGGTTCACAGCAAAAACCGTCGATGAGCGCAGAGTAACGCGATGCGCGGTGCCGGGCGCTAGCACACAGTGTATACCCAAAAGAAGGCAAGTTGCAGCGCGGCGGTGGCGTGGTGGCAAATCGGTCGCAGACCGGCGTGAGCAAGGCTGGCGCTGGCCATGTGGCCAGGGAGCGTAGGCTAGCGGCAAGGCGGCTTGCAGTATGATGGGCAGAGCGCGTCCAGATAGCGGAGTATGATATGCAGTTCTCCAAAATGCACGGTCTGGGCAACGACTTTATGATGGTCGATGCCGTAACACAGAATGTCTATTTCTCACCTGAGCTGATCCGCCGGCTGGCCGATCGGCATTTAGGCATCGGTTTTGACCAGCTACTGGTGGTGGAACCGCCATACGATCCGGAGCTCGATTTCCACTACCGCATTTTTAATGCCGACGGCAGTGAAGTGGCGCAGTGCGGCAACGGTGCGCGCTGTTTTGCCCGCTTCGTGCGTCTCAAGGGGCTGACCAACAAACGCGATATTCGCGTCAGCACCCAAACCGGCCGCATGGTATTGAGCGTGACCGACGACGATCTGGTGTGCGTCAACATGGGCGAACCGAATTTTGATCCCCAGACGGTGCCGTTTCGCGCCGCCAAGGCGGAAAAAACCTACATCATGCGCGCTGCGGAACACACGGTGTTGGCCGGCGTGGTATCGATGGGCAATCCACATTGTGTTTTGCAGGTAGATGATGTAAAAACCGCCAAAGTAGAATTGCTTGGCCCGGTACTGGAAAGCCACGAACGTTTTCCTGAGCGCGCCAATATCGGTTTCATGCAGGTGGTCAGTCGCGATCGCATCAAGCTGCGCGTTTACGAGCGCGGTGCCGGTGAAACGCAGGCCTGCGGCAGCGGCGCTTGTGCCGCCGTGGCAGTAGGGATTCAACAGGAATTGCTGTCAGAAGAGGTACATGTAGAACTGCCGGGTGGCAGCCTGCATATACGTTGGAAAGGGCCGGGTACGCCGCTGTTTATGACCGGTCCGGCAACCCATGTTTATGACGGATTTATTCATTTATGAAAAGCGTTGAGGACCAGGCCGTCGAGGCCATTGAGCTTGATGACGACGCCGTAATGCAGTACCTGCGGCAAAATCCCGATTTCTTTATTCGCAATGCGCGGCAGGTGGAGCAGATG encodes:
- a CDS encoding LysR family transcriptional regulator yields the protein MKHKNYDIHQLRAFLEVARYGSFQQAARSLSLSPSALSRRIASLEAELEAPLFARTTRSVLLTSAGHSLQQEALPLLQALDNCTQQVAWQAQGYGGKLAVSCISSAAFALFPQALRLFRQRYPNMRIELHDDTGLRVQQQVLAGNVAFGLTTLCHRSNDLYAEALLADPYVVMVPQQHPWRSRSQVTWHELPLISALGWPLVGLRQSSANRRQIDEVLHACGISAPWFDEVEHLSSILGLLRCGGSVVVMPRLAIELCGEWGLVCLPLVEPRMVRTIALIRRQEAVLSHCEQALWSLLGEQLQQLQRSWLQQQVIQPSDVGNLRQPTG
- the hemY gene encoding protoheme IX biogenesis protein HemY is translated as MLRVLFLFLVLIASVVVGPMLAGHQGYVLIQTDNYNIETSVTGLAIMGILLFVVLLVIEWILRRIFRTGARTRGWFLGRKRSRARKQTKAALIKLAEGDYKQVEKLLTRNADHAEQPVVNYLLAAEAAQQRGDDFRTNQYLERAAEAADTDQLPVDITRVRIQLAQGEAHAARHGVDRLLNQAPRHPEVLRLAEQAYLRTGGYASLLEILPSMSKINLHSEEQLQALQQQAYIGLMNQAMADEGSEGLKRWWKDQSRKTRHEVPLQIAMVEHLIECNDHDMAQEIVIDSLKRQYDERLVLLIPRIKSGNAQQLEKALRQQIKQHGATPLLNSTLGQLLIKHGEWQQASDAFREALKQRPDAYDYAWLADVLEKLHRSEEAAQMRREGLMLTLKQNGE
- the hemX gene encoding uroporphyrinogen-III C-methyltransferase, with translation MTEQNTPSAPVEEPARAVESPQQPEADSRKGKNSGPLLGAIAIVLVIALGAGGYYHTHQQAQALIAANQTLQQQLSALKQSQQQEKNALEGLLQQQGKTLDAADREQNSLARQLTELQEKVATISGSDAKTWLLAQADFLVKMAGRKLWSDQDITTAAALLKSADASLADMNDPSLLEVRRAITEDVSTLSTVSQVDFDGIILKVNQLSNQVDNLRLADNDSDEAPMDEDSTELSSSLSEWRQNLSKSWHNFMADFITIRRRDTSAEPLLAPNQDIYLRENIRSRLLVAAQAVPRHQNETYKQSLETISTWVRAYFDTTDPATKAFLEELDALSQQPVSMDVPQQLKSQPLLEKLMQSRVRNLLAQGAATHQEG
- the hemD gene encoding uroporphyrinogen-III synthase, producing MTILVTRPSPFGEQLVSRLRVLGRVAYHAPLIDFAPGGDLPILPQALQQQREGDLVFVLSQHSVNYANSVMGRAGLPWPTKPRYYAIGRNTALALHRITSLPVEFPQERQISETLLLLPALQKLDGKQAMILRGNGGRELLGDTLRERGANVSYYECYQRSPVHYDGAEQSAHWQRAGVDTLVVTSGEMLQQLYNLVPDYYRASWLLRCRLIVVSERLATQARDLGWSTIRVAENADNDALIRAL
- the hemC gene encoding hydroxymethylbilane synthase, with the translated sequence MLDKIIRIATRQSPLALWQAHYVQQRLMASHPDLQVELVPMVTRGDIILDTPLAKVGGKGLFVKELELALLEGRADIAVHSMKDVPVEFPAGLGLVTICERDDPRDAFVSNRFASLDQLPQGSVVGTSSLRRQCQLRQRRPDLLVRDLRGNVGTRLAKLDNGDYDAIILAVAGLKRLGLEQRIRSPMSPEESLPAVGQGAVGIECRLDDAVTRALLAPLNHELTATRVRAERAMNTRLEGGCQVPIGSYAELDGDTLWLRALVGAPDGSLMVRGERRGPAAQAEHMGIELAEELLAKGARDILRDVYQGNPPA
- a CDS encoding class I adenylate cyclase — its product is MGVEVSFFLIDENRFRHNESGNLGGEDCGSTQHILLLDEFYRTAVRLAGKRILWNMVPCEEEAHYDEYVLSLYAQGALTPNEWLDLGGLSTLSAEEYFGASLWQLYKSIDSPYKAVLKNAVGWKPTPGNIPIRNCWQRISSSGCIKVKSSVSALDSYCMMLERVTHYLTQINDTTRLDLVRRCFYLKVCEKLSQAKTSVGWRREILGQLVSEWGLG
- a CDS encoding class I adenylate cyclase, whose amino-acid sequence is MKYSASWSANGGWDDARLEMLDNRANWKIERVREAHNELLDAMMQSYRNLIRFARRNNLSVSASPQDIGVLTRKLYAAFEALPGKVTLVNPQISPDLSESDLTFIHVPIGRANRTGWYLYNQAPAMDSIVSHQPLEYNRYLNKLVAWAYFNGLLTSRTRLHIKSGNLCDTAKLQELVADVSHSFPLRLPAPTPKALYSPCEIRHLAIIVNLENDPTAAFRNQVVHFDFRKLDVFSFGQQQQCLVGSIDLLYRNSWNEVRTLHFSGEQSGAGGVENHSG
- a CDS encoding class I adenylate cyclase; its protein translation is MSSPVLEALKTILGKMHQDAAPPESVEVFCYSQHLRGLIRTRIQQLVTECIELRLSSTRLEPGRFKAVRVAGQTWGLFFERLSVSVQKLENAVEFYGAISNNKLHGLSIKVETDQVHLPPVVDGFASEGIIQFFFEDTTDDKGFNIYILDESNRG
- a CDS encoding class I adenylate cyclase; the encoded protein is MSRIGVEVYHHCEGSKEELVRDVSRFYSSSHDRFTYGSSFINFNLPQFYQIVQIDDRTQVIPFRSSTLSSLCITVPDGSAPQPLKQQYQLH
- the cyaY gene encoding iron donor protein CyaY, whose product is MNDSEFHQLADQLMLNIEETLDDFDGDADIDYETNGGVMTLSFENGTKIVINRQEPLHQVWLATKAGGYHFNYRDGDWICDRSGQSFYALLNEAASTQAGESVRFA
- the lptM gene encoding LPS translocon maturation chaperone LptM, which translates into the protein MKKQLRYALLAVTLAGLSGCGLKGPLYFPPADPATQKPATPPVTTGDHVQKNQQDLSGSQQKPSMSAE
- the dapF gene encoding diaminopimelate epimerase; translation: MQFSKMHGLGNDFMMVDAVTQNVYFSPELIRRLADRHLGIGFDQLLVVEPPYDPELDFHYRIFNADGSEVAQCGNGARCFARFVRLKGLTNKRDIRVSTQTGRMVLSVTDDDLVCVNMGEPNFDPQTVPFRAAKAEKTYIMRAAEHTVLAGVVSMGNPHCVLQVDDVKTAKVELLGPVLESHERFPERANIGFMQVVSRDRIKLRVYERGAGETQACGSGACAAVAVGIQQELLSEEVHVELPGGSLHIRWKGPGTPLFMTGPATHVYDGFIHL